One part of the Pandoraea faecigallinarum genome encodes these proteins:
- a CDS encoding MarR family winged helix-turn-helix transcriptional regulator: protein MPKTPASLPKTASRSTSSATPGKGDRGDDVTAAEDRRLLFLLNVGQRRVQQWIDARSVDSAGVSAAQAGVLFYLLHHEDALVGEVGAALQLSPSSMTGLANRMVAAGLLTRRADAADGRATRLRVTAAGHKAIVRARDVLAELNPLLHDDFTEAELRVVARWLGNLQKRFPAEGQ, encoded by the coding sequence ATGCCTAAAACTCCTGCGTCCCTTCCGAAGACTGCGAGCAGATCGACGTCGAGCGCGACGCCCGGCAAGGGTGACAGGGGCGACGACGTCACCGCGGCGGAGGATCGCCGCCTGCTGTTCCTGCTGAACGTCGGCCAGCGGCGCGTACAGCAGTGGATCGACGCGCGCTCGGTGGACAGCGCGGGCGTGAGCGCCGCGCAGGCGGGTGTGCTCTTTTACTTGCTGCATCACGAAGATGCCCTCGTCGGCGAAGTCGGGGCGGCGTTGCAACTGTCCCCGTCGTCGATGACCGGGCTGGCGAACCGTATGGTCGCGGCAGGACTGCTCACGCGACGCGCCGACGCGGCAGACGGACGGGCCACGCGCTTGCGCGTGACGGCTGCCGGACACAAGGCCATCGTCCGCGCGCGCGACGTCCTCGCCGAACTCAACCCTCTGCTGCACGACGACTTCACCGAAGCGGAATTACGCGTCGTGGCGCGCTGGCTCGGCAACCTGCAAAAGCGCTTCCCCGCCGAGGGTCAGTGA
- a CDS encoding MFS transporter produces the protein MRHIDVHHLADEARLNGYHGRILLWCALIIIFDGYDLAVAGIALPSIMKAMNVDATSAGFMVSSALFGMMFGAIVMGMVADSIGRRKAIAICVLMFSLFTAAAGLTHEPVSFSITRFLAGVGIGGVMPIVVAQMTEYSPRRLRGTLVTLMFSGYSVGGMLAALLGKGLIESYGWQSVFLAAGAPALLVPFAMKALPESMPFLIRTGRLDTLKQVLGRLSPTYVAQSNDQFALPSTDRKQAAPLSRLFQEGRGLSTAMLWVAFFMCLFMVYALSSWLAKLMATAGYSLGSALTFVLVLNFGAMLGAIGGGWLADRFNIKYVLVGMYALAAVSITLLGVKVPTPVLFVLVGLAGASTIGTQIVTYAYAGQFYPMAARGTGIGWASGVGRSGAILAPIVIGVLVNMSLPLQQNFMAIAIPAVIAVLAVLLIDHKKSASVQQQAAAQSRNDSAGLANGAGEPA, from the coding sequence ATGCGACATATCGACGTACATCATCTGGCCGACGAAGCGCGCCTGAACGGCTATCACGGGCGCATACTGCTCTGGTGCGCACTCATCATCATCTTTGACGGCTACGACCTCGCGGTCGCGGGCATTGCACTGCCGTCGATCATGAAAGCGATGAACGTGGACGCCACCAGCGCCGGCTTCATGGTCAGCTCCGCGCTGTTCGGCATGATGTTCGGGGCCATCGTGATGGGCATGGTGGCCGACAGCATCGGCCGTCGAAAAGCGATCGCCATCTGCGTGCTGATGTTCTCGCTATTCACCGCCGCGGCGGGTCTCACACATGAGCCCGTCAGTTTTTCCATTACGCGTTTTCTCGCCGGTGTCGGCATCGGCGGCGTCATGCCCATCGTCGTCGCGCAGATGACGGAGTACTCGCCGCGACGTCTGCGCGGCACGCTCGTCACGCTCATGTTCTCGGGGTACTCGGTGGGCGGCATGCTCGCTGCGTTGCTCGGCAAGGGACTGATCGAATCGTATGGATGGCAGTCGGTGTTTCTCGCAGCGGGCGCGCCCGCGCTGCTCGTGCCGTTCGCGATGAAGGCGCTGCCGGAATCGATGCCGTTCCTGATTCGCACGGGACGCCTCGACACGCTCAAACAGGTGCTCGGCCGACTCTCCCCGACGTATGTCGCGCAGTCGAACGACCAGTTCGCGCTGCCGAGCACGGATCGCAAGCAGGCGGCGCCGCTCTCGCGCCTGTTCCAGGAGGGTCGCGGCCTGAGTACCGCGATGCTGTGGGTGGCGTTTTTCATGTGTCTGTTCATGGTCTACGCACTCAGCTCGTGGCTCGCCAAGCTCATGGCAACGGCCGGCTACAGTCTCGGCTCGGCACTCACGTTCGTACTGGTGCTGAATTTCGGGGCGATGCTCGGCGCCATCGGCGGCGGCTGGCTCGCGGATCGCTTCAACATCAAGTACGTGCTGGTCGGCATGTACGCGCTCGCCGCCGTCTCCATCACGTTGCTCGGTGTGAAGGTGCCCACGCCGGTGCTCTTCGTGCTCGTCGGTCTGGCGGGTGCGTCGACCATCGGTACCCAGATCGTGACATACGCGTATGCAGGCCAGTTCTATCCGATGGCCGCGCGCGGCACCGGTATCGGATGGGCGTCGGGTGTGGGACGCAGCGGTGCGATTCTCGCGCCCATCGTGATCGGTGTGCTCGTGAACATGTCGCTGCCGTTGCAGCAAAACTTTATGGCAATCGCGATTCCCGCCGTCATCGCCGTGCTCGCCGTGTTGCTCATCGACCACAAGAAATCGGCGTCGGTGCAACAGCAGGCGGCAGCACAGTCGCGAAACGATTCGGCAGGATTGGCGAACGGCGCGGGAGAACCTGCGTAA
- a CDS encoding glucan biosynthesis protein G, whose product MVSTLLAGAALLGAAHAHAFSLDDVTARAKALSEKPYEAAASNLTPAFAKMQFGDYIKIQPRREAFEWNDQPTAFKLGFYHQGMQFSTPVKINEIVGSGSNAKIDEIKYDSNRFDFGDLKLDRSATHNLGYAGFRVLYPINEPGKLDEIMSVLGASYFRVIGKGQIYGLSARGLAIDTGLPIAEEFPAFREFWIERPNAGDKHLVFYALLDSKRATGAYRFDLTPGEDSVLKVQARVFMRDKVTKLGIAPLTSMFLFGPNQQRDPYNFRPALHDSNGLAIHAGNGEWIWRPLNNPRNLAISQFQVTNPRGFGLLQRGRDFSQYEDLKDRYDLRPSAWVEPQGDWGKGHVELVEIPSPDETNDNIGAFWTPDQLPPKGQPLQADYNIRWTMNERGIVERNLAWVKQTLRTAGEITQANLIRHFDGSTGLIVDFDGGPLASLPAGAVTPQVSVSSNASIIEQTLQPNPVTHGMRLNLRVMVKDPAKVVELRAALVSGGKAVSETWSYQLPPLSVTRQ is encoded by the coding sequence ATGGTGTCCACGCTCCTGGCCGGTGCGGCACTGCTGGGTGCCGCGCATGCCCATGCGTTCTCCCTCGACGATGTGACCGCCCGCGCCAAGGCGCTTTCCGAGAAACCCTACGAAGCTGCGGCGAGCAACCTCACGCCGGCATTCGCCAAGATGCAGTTCGGCGATTACATCAAGATTCAACCGCGCCGCGAAGCGTTCGAATGGAACGATCAGCCCACCGCGTTCAAGCTCGGTTTCTACCACCAGGGCATGCAGTTCAGCACGCCGGTGAAGATCAACGAGATCGTCGGCAGCGGCAGCAACGCGAAGATCGACGAAATCAAGTACGACAGCAACCGCTTCGATTTCGGCGATCTCAAGCTCGACCGCAGCGCGACGCACAATCTCGGCTATGCCGGCTTTCGCGTGCTGTACCCCATCAACGAACCCGGCAAGCTCGACGAAATCATGAGCGTGCTCGGCGCGAGCTATTTCCGCGTCATCGGCAAGGGCCAGATCTACGGCCTGTCGGCGCGCGGCCTCGCCATCGATACCGGTCTGCCGATTGCCGAGGAATTTCCGGCGTTTCGCGAGTTCTGGATCGAGCGGCCCAATGCCGGCGACAAGCATCTCGTCTTCTACGCGCTGCTCGATTCGAAGCGCGCGACCGGTGCGTACCGCTTCGACCTGACGCCCGGGGAGGACTCGGTACTCAAGGTGCAGGCTCGCGTTTTCATGCGCGACAAGGTGACGAAGCTGGGGATCGCGCCGCTCACCAGCATGTTCCTGTTCGGGCCGAACCAGCAGCGCGACCCGTACAACTTCCGTCCGGCGCTGCACGATTCGAACGGGCTGGCGATACATGCGGGCAACGGCGAATGGATCTGGCGTCCGCTGAACAATCCGCGCAACCTCGCCATCAGCCAGTTTCAGGTGACGAACCCGCGTGGCTTCGGGCTGCTCCAGCGCGGGCGCGATTTCTCGCAATACGAAGATCTGAAGGACCGTTACGATCTGCGTCCGAGCGCATGGGTCGAGCCGCAGGGCGACTGGGGCAAGGGACACGTGGAACTGGTCGAGATTCCCTCACCGGACGAGACCAACGACAACATCGGCGCATTCTGGACGCCCGATCAACTCCCGCCCAAAGGCCAGCCGTTGCAGGCCGACTACAACATTCGCTGGACGATGAACGAGCGAGGCATCGTCGAGCGCAATCTGGCGTGGGTGAAGCAGACGCTTCGCACGGCGGGCGAGATCACGCAGGCCAATCTGATTCGTCATTTCGACGGCAGTACCGGCCTGATCGTCGACTTCGACGGCGGCCCGCTCGCGAGTCTGCCCGCCGGCGCTGTCACACCGCAGGTGAGCGTGAGCAGTAACGCCAGCATCATCGAACAGACGCTGCAACCGAATCCGGTCACGCACGGCATGCGCCTGAACCTGCGCGTCATGGTCAAGGACCCGGCCAAGGTCGTGGAACTGCGTGCCGCACTCGTCTCCGGCGGGAAGGCCGTGAGCGAAACCTGGAGCTACCAACTCCCGCCGCTCTCCGTCACCAGGCAATAA